In Caloramator mitchellensis, one DNA window encodes the following:
- a CDS encoding NUDIX hydrolase encodes MYDIRFHEYDILKNNQLKYAIIMAKMDDKWIFVRHKDRTTWEIPGGHREENEHIEQAAERELIEETGAIDFTIKPVCIYSVKNEGIETFGALFIAEVFKLGELPDFEIAEITLSKSLPDNLTYPAIQPVLFHHVIK; translated from the coding sequence ATGTATGATATTAGATTTCATGAGTATGATATTTTGAAAAACAACCAACTCAAATATGCTATAATAATGGCAAAGATGGACGATAAGTGGATTTTTGTAAGACACAAAGATAGAACAACCTGGGAAATTCCAGGTGGACATCGAGAAGAAAATGAACATATCGAGCAAGCAGCAGAGCGTGAATTGATTGAAGAAACTGGGGCAATTGATTTTACTATCAAACCTGTTTGTATATATTCAGTAAAAAATGAAGGTATCGAAACATTTGGGGCTTTATTTATTGCAGAAGTGTTTAAATTAGGTGAATTGCCTGATTTTGAAATAGCTGAAATTACTTTAAGTAAAAGCCTGCCTGATAACTTAACTTATCCAGCTATTCAACCTGTCTTATTTCATCATGTAATAAAATAA